In Desulfovibrio sp. 86, the following proteins share a genomic window:
- the leuS gene encoding leucine--tRNA ligase, with the protein MTQERYNPQAIEEKWQARWQADNSFACSHESSKPKYYVLEMFPYPSGNIHMGHVRNYSIGDVVARSKRMQGFNVLHPMGWDAFGLPAENAAIKNNTHPAEWTYANIRNMRAQQKRLGYSYDWSREIATCRPEYYRWEQMFFVRMFEKGLVYRKKAPQNWCPSCHTVLANEQVIDGLCWRCDSRVEQKDLTQWFLKITAYGDELLDDLNKLEGDWPDRVIAMQRNWIGKSTGAAIAFGLEKAIEGVQGIDVFTTRPDTVFGVTFMTLAPEHPLVEKLIADYPNAAEVRAFVERIRNMDRLDRQSDGVEKEGIFTGAYAIHPFTGQRVPLWLGNFVLADYGTGAVMGVPAHDQRDFEFARKYDLPLRVVISPAGEVLDSESMTEAFTADGVMVNSGSFDGMPNEDGKKAVAQSLEKEGKGKATVQFRLRDWNISRQRYWGSPIPMIYCDACGVVPEKEENLPVLLPLDVKTHSDGRSPLADTPSFVNCACPKCGGPARRETDTMDTFVESSWYFARYTSARDTEAPFDADAIKYWLPVDQYIGGVEHAILHLLYSRFFTKVLRDMGFFPADFAEPFKNLLTQGMVLKDGGKMSKSKGNVVDPTTMIQKYGADTVRLFCLFAAPAERDFDWSDSGIEGASRFIGRVWRLFMEEQERLLPLTACAATDQDATSPEARDLRRREHLTVKKVREDMSDRFQFNTAIAAVMELVNAMYLSREKLSMSEADRRVFSSAMSTAITLLAPITPHICEELWQRLGHKTTVSEELWPEWNETAMAQDMLTVALQVNGKLRGTVEVPAGADKAAMEAAALADSSVQRHLAGLTVRKVVVVPGKLVNIVAN; encoded by the coding sequence ATGACACAAGAACGCTATAATCCCCAAGCTATAGAAGAAAAATGGCAGGCCCGCTGGCAGGCTGACAATTCTTTTGCCTGCAGCCATGAAAGCAGCAAGCCCAAGTACTATGTGCTGGAGATGTTCCCCTATCCTTCGGGCAACATCCACATGGGGCACGTGCGCAACTATTCCATTGGCGACGTGGTGGCTCGCAGCAAACGCATGCAGGGCTTCAACGTCCTGCATCCCATGGGCTGGGACGCCTTTGGTCTGCCCGCTGAAAATGCGGCCATAAAAAACAATACCCACCCCGCCGAGTGGACCTACGCCAACATACGCAATATGCGCGCCCAGCAGAAACGCCTGGGCTATTCCTACGACTGGTCCCGCGAAATCGCCACCTGCCGTCCCGAATACTACCGCTGGGAACAGATGTTTTTTGTGCGCATGTTTGAAAAGGGCCTTGTCTACCGCAAAAAAGCCCCGCAGAACTGGTGCCCGTCCTGTCATACGGTGCTGGCCAACGAGCAGGTCATTGACGGCCTGTGCTGGCGCTGCGACAGCCGTGTGGAGCAGAAAGACCTCACGCAGTGGTTTCTCAAAATCACCGCCTATGGCGACGAACTGCTGGACGATCTCAACAAGCTTGAAGGCGACTGGCCTGACCGCGTCATTGCCATGCAGCGCAACTGGATCGGCAAGTCCACGGGCGCGGCCATTGCCTTTGGCCTTGAAAAAGCCATTGAAGGCGTACAGGGCATAGACGTCTTTACAACCAGGCCCGACACGGTGTTTGGCGTCACCTTCATGACGCTGGCCCCCGAGCATCCCCTGGTGGAAAAGCTCATTGCGGACTATCCCAACGCTGCGGAAGTGCGCGCCTTTGTGGAACGCATCCGCAATATGGACCGCCTGGATCGCCAGTCCGACGGGGTGGAAAAAGAGGGCATCTTCACCGGCGCTTACGCCATACACCCGTTCACGGGGCAGCGCGTGCCGCTGTGGCTCGGCAACTTTGTGCTGGCCGACTACGGCACGGGCGCGGTCATGGGCGTACCCGCCCACGACCAGCGCGATTTCGAATTCGCCCGCAAATACGACCTGCCCCTGCGCGTGGTCATAAGCCCCGCTGGCGAGGTACTGGATTCGGAAAGCATGACCGAGGCCTTCACCGCTGACGGCGTCATGGTCAATTCCGGCTCCTTTGACGGCATGCCCAATGAAGACGGCAAAAAGGCCGTGGCCCAGAGCCTTGAAAAAGAAGGCAAGGGCAAGGCCACAGTGCAGTTTCGCCTGCGCGACTGGAACATCTCGCGCCAGCGCTACTGGGGTTCGCCAATCCCCATGATCTACTGTGATGCGTGCGGCGTTGTGCCCGAAAAGGAAGAAAACCTTCCCGTGCTCCTGCCCCTGGACGTAAAAACGCACAGCGATGGGCGCTCGCCTCTGGCCGACACTCCCTCGTTCGTGAACTGCGCATGCCCCAAGTGCGGCGGCCCTGCCCGCCGCGAAACAGACACCATGGACACCTTTGTGGAATCGTCCTGGTATTTCGCCCGCTACACCAGCGCCCGAGACACTGAAGCGCCTTTTGATGCGGACGCCATCAAGTACTGGCTGCCTGTGGACCAGTACATCGGCGGCGTGGAGCACGCCATTTTGCACCTGCTCTACTCCCGCTTCTTCACCAAGGTGCTCCGCGACATGGGTTTCTTCCCGGCGGACTTTGCCGAACCCTTCAAGAACCTGCTCACTCAGGGCATGGTGCTCAAAGACGGCGGCAAGATGTCCAAATCCAAGGGCAACGTGGTCGATCCCACGACCATGATCCAAAAATACGGTGCGGATACCGTGCGCCTGTTCTGTCTTTTTGCCGCCCCTGCGGAGCGAGACTTTGACTGGTCCGATTCCGGCATCGAGGGGGCCTCGCGCTTTATTGGCCGCGTATGGCGGCTGTTTATGGAAGAGCAGGAACGCCTGCTGCCCCTCACGGCCTGCGCCGCCACCGATCAGGACGCCACAAGCCCTGAAGCCCGCGACCTGCGCCGCCGTGAGCACCTCACGGTGAAGAAGGTCAGGGAAGACATGAGCGACCGCTTCCAGTTCAACACGGCCATCGCCGCTGTTATGGAACTGGTCAATGCCATGTACCTTTCGCGGGAAAAACTGAGCATGAGCGAGGCTGATCGGCGTGTGTTCTCTTCTGCCATGAGCACGGCCATAACCCTGCTCGCCCCCATCACCCCGCACATCTGCGAAGAACTCTGGCAACGCCTTGGTCACAAGACCACTGTTTCCGAAGAACTCTGGCCGGAATGGAACGAGACCGCCATGGCCCAGGACATGCTTACCGTGGCGCTCCAGGTCAATGGAAAGCTGCGCGGCACGGTGGAAGTTCCCGCCGGGGCGGACAAGGCCGCTATGGAAGCCGCTGCCCTGGCCGACAGTTCGGTACAGCGCCATCTGGCCGGCCTCACCGTGCGCAAGGTGGTGGTGGTGCCGGGCAAACTGGTCAACATCGTGGCCAACTAG
- the nusB gene encoding transcription antitermination factor NusB: MAKAKNATRRGERELAFQVLYGLSFTPANTLEELRRSFRTSPDNLARSEESGVPVDASGFSWELVQGVWSNSAALDDAITRFSHNWRVDRMGRVELTLLRLAVYELLFRNDVPPKVSINEALELSRQFGEGNAKNFINGILDAVAKALDAGELQRLAPSANPSI, encoded by the coding sequence ATGGCCAAGGCCAAAAATGCAACACGGCGCGGCGAACGCGAACTGGCTTTTCAGGTTTTGTACGGCCTTTCCTTTACGCCGGCCAATACTCTTGAGGAGCTGCGCCGCAGTTTCCGCACCTCGCCGGACAACCTCGCGCGCAGTGAAGAAAGCGGCGTTCCCGTTGATGCCAGCGGCTTTTCCTGGGAACTGGTGCAGGGGGTCTGGAGCAACAGCGCCGCCCTGGACGATGCCATTACCCGCTTTTCGCACAACTGGCGCGTGGACCGCATGGGCCGGGTGGAGCTGACACTGCTGCGTCTGGCCGTGTATGAGCTTTTGTTCCGCAACGACGTGCCGCCGAAGGTCTCCATCAATGAGGCCCTGGAACTAAGCCGCCAGTTCGGCGAAGGCAATGCCAAGAATTTTATCAACGGCATTCTCGACGCCGTGGCCAAGGCCCTTGATGCAGGCGAACTGCAAAGGCTCGCCCCGTCCGCCAATCCCTCCATCTGA
- the ribH gene encoding 6,7-dimethyl-8-ribityllumazine synthase: MSTMTTIAGQLDAKGLKVAIVATRFNDFIVDRLVGGALDYLERHGLASENITLVRIPGAFEMPLICKKLAASGKYDGILALGAVIRGGTPHFEYVCAEATKGIAHCMLEHSTPIGFGLLTCDNIEQAIERAGSKAGNKGVEAAAAMLETIRVMEQL, encoded by the coding sequence ATGAGCACTATGACAACCATTGCGGGCCAGTTGGACGCCAAGGGCCTTAAAGTGGCCATTGTGGCCACCCGCTTCAACGATTTTATTGTGGACCGCCTGGTGGGCGGCGCTCTCGACTATCTGGAGCGCCACGGCCTTGCCTCCGAAAACATCACGCTTGTGCGTATCCCCGGCGCTTTCGAAATGCCCCTGATTTGCAAGAAGCTCGCGGCCTCCGGCAAATACGACGGCATTCTCGCCCTTGGCGCCGTCATCCGTGGCGGCACTCCGCATTTTGAGTACGTCTGCGCCGAAGCCACCAAGGGCATTGCCCACTGCATGCTGGAGCACAGCACGCCCATCGGTTTTGGTCTGCTCACCTGCGACAATATCGAGCAGGCCATTGAGCGTGCCGGTTCCAAGGCTGGCAACAAGGGCGTGGAAGCTGCCGCCGCCATGCTGGAAACCATCCGCGTCATGGAGCAGTTGTAA
- a CDS encoding riboflavin synthase, with the protein MFTGIIQGQGEVRSLRRTGGECRICLRPLFTLPDIEDGESIAVNGACLSVEEHGTDTYTAYASNETLSRTTLGGLQTGHLVNLERALALGDRLGGHLVSGHVDCIATVREVRQAGQSLRCRIAFPAEFGVEVIPKGSVTLDGISLTVNDCGPDFLEVNIIPDTQKRTTMLHWRPGVSVNMETDLIGKYVRNLLRPWAAAASGDTAAPKAAGLNMDFLLRQGFL; encoded by the coding sequence ATGTTTACAGGCATAATTCAGGGGCAGGGCGAGGTGCGCTCCTTGCGCAGAACCGGCGGCGAGTGCCGTATTTGCCTGCGTCCGCTTTTTACCCTGCCTGATATTGAGGATGGCGAATCCATAGCCGTCAACGGAGCCTGCCTTTCCGTGGAAGAGCACGGGACAGACACGTATACGGCCTATGCTTCAAACGAGACACTTTCGCGCACCACCCTGGGGGGGCTGCAAACAGGGCATCTCGTCAATCTTGAGCGGGCCCTGGCCCTGGGCGACCGCCTGGGCGGTCACCTTGTGAGCGGCCATGTGGATTGCATCGCCACCGTGCGCGAAGTGCGCCAGGCGGGCCAGTCCCTGCGCTGCCGCATTGCCTTTCCCGCAGAATTTGGCGTCGAGGTCATCCCCAAGGGTTCGGTGACCCTTGACGGCATCAGCCTTACAGTCAATGATTGCGGCCCGGATTTTCTTGAGGTCAACATCATACCCGACACCCAGAAGCGCACCACCATGCTGCACTGGCGTCCGGGTGTATCCGTCAATATGGAAACTGACCTCATCGGCAAGTACGTGCGCAACCTGCTGCGTCCGTGGGCTGCCGCCGCCAGCGGCGACACCGCCGCCCCCAAAGCCGCAGGGCTGAACATGGATTTTCTGCTGCGTCAGGGTTTTTTGTAG
- the ribD gene encoding bifunctional diaminohydroxyphosphoribosylaminopyrimidine deaminase/5-amino-6-(5-phosphoribosylamino)uracil reductase RibD, whose amino-acid sequence MSELDYAPFMREAIALARKGRWKTCPNPMVGAVLVRDGHVVARGWHHAAGLDHAEVACLKDAAARGVDPSQCTLVVTLEPCCHQGKTPPCTDAVRRAGIKKIVVGLADPNPEACGGACQLRESGLEVIEGVCADACRDLVADFLVWQQKQRPYVILKMAATLDGRIATRRGESQWISSEESRQEVQQLRAGIGHCGGAVLVGGGTFRADNPRLTVRPISDDEPDCRQPLACVLTSRLPQPDADFYLLKERPEQTVFLASPAAAASTTAKALRDIGVRVLSLGPALRGGPDLTHMLKALWEELHCPYLLCEGGGHLALSLLEAGVVDEFRLHMAPIILGDEDAHPLFSGRAPLSLDEALRMRVMGTHTSGGDIHIELRPLHTAETK is encoded by the coding sequence ATGTCTGAACTGGATTACGCCCCCTTCATGCGTGAAGCCATCGCTCTGGCGCGGAAGGGCCGCTGGAAAACCTGCCCCAACCCCATGGTGGGCGCGGTGCTTGTGCGTGACGGCCATGTTGTGGCCAGAGGGTGGCACCATGCCGCAGGGCTTGACCATGCCGAGGTGGCCTGCCTCAAGGACGCTGCCGCCAGGGGAGTAGACCCGTCCCAGTGCACTCTTGTTGTCACGCTCGAACCCTGCTGCCACCAGGGCAAGACGCCCCCCTGCACCGATGCCGTACGTCGGGCGGGGATCAAGAAAATCGTGGTGGGCCTTGCCGACCCCAACCCTGAAGCCTGCGGCGGCGCATGCCAATTGCGCGAAAGCGGTCTGGAAGTTATTGAGGGCGTGTGCGCTGATGCCTGCCGCGACCTTGTGGCCGACTTTCTGGTCTGGCAGCAGAAGCAGCGCCCCTATGTCATTTTGAAGATGGCCGCCACTCTTGATGGCCGCATTGCCACACGCCGGGGCGAATCCCAGTGGATCAGCTCCGAAGAATCACGGCAGGAAGTGCAGCAATTGAGGGCTGGCATCGGTCATTGCGGCGGCGCAGTGCTTGTGGGCGGCGGCACCTTTCGCGCGGACAACCCGCGCCTCACCGTGCGCCCCATCAGCGATGACGAGCCCGACTGCCGCCAGCCTCTGGCGTGCGTGCTCACATCGCGCCTGCCGCAGCCCGACGCGGATTTTTACCTGCTGAAAGAACGGCCGGAGCAGACCGTATTTCTCGCTTCGCCCGCTGCCGCCGCCTCAACCACGGCCAAAGCCCTGCGCGATATCGGCGTGCGTGTGCTTTCCCTTGGCCCGGCGCTGCGCGGCGGCCCCGACCTGACCCACATGCTCAAGGCCCTGTGGGAAGAACTGCACTGCCCCTACCTTTTGTGCGAGGGGGGCGGGCATCTGGCTCTCAGTCTTCTGGAAGCCGGAGTTGTTGACGAATTTCGCCTGCACATGGCGCCCATAATCTTGGGTGATGAAGACGCGCACCCGCTTTTTTCCGGCCGGGCTCCCTTGAGTCTGGACGAAGCGCTGCGCATGCGCGTTATGGGAACCCATACCAGCGGCGGCGACATCCATATAGAACTGCGCCCCCTGCACACTGCGGAAACAAAGTAG
- a CDS encoding deoxycytidylate deaminase: MQRLPWPEYFMNITYLVSGRSTCTRRKVGAVAVKDKRILATGYNGAPAGVPHCLDIGCLREQMGIPSGQRHEICRGLHAEQNVIIQAAVHGINISGAELYCTTHPCVQCSKMLINCGIRHIYYAEYYPDELATTMLAEAGVHVERLNFVPPVISPQPE, from the coding sequence ATGCAACGTCTGCCTTGGCCTGAATATTTTATGAACATCACCTACCTTGTGAGCGGGCGCTCAACATGCACGCGCCGCAAGGTCGGCGCTGTGGCCGTGAAGGACAAGCGCATTCTCGCCACAGGGTATAATGGCGCTCCCGCTGGTGTCCCGCACTGTCTTGACATTGGCTGCCTGCGTGAGCAGATGGGCATTCCCTCGGGCCAGCGGCATGAAATCTGCCGGGGCCTGCATGCGGAACAGAATGTCATTATTCAGGCCGCCGTGCATGGCATCAATATCAGCGGCGCTGAACTGTACTGCACGACCCATCCCTGCGTTCAGTGCAGCAAGATGCTTATCAACTGCGGCATACGGCATATTTATTACGCGGAATACTATCCTGACGAACTTGCCACCACCATGCTTGCTGAAGCGGGGGTGCATGTGGAAAGACTGAACTTCGTTCCACCCGTCATCAGCCCCCAGCCGGAGTAG
- the glyA gene encoding serine hydroxymethyltransferase — translation MDEILLQDPEIARAIFLESQRQMGKLELIASENIVSTAVRQAQGSILTNKYAEGYPGKRYYGGCEYVDMVETLAQERAKLLFDAQYANVQPHSGSQANMAAYLAFLKPGDTILGMDLSHGGHLTHGSPVNFSGRLFTIVSYGVQRETGRIDYDAVADKAREHRPKVIMAGASAYPRAIDFARFRAIADEVDAKLVVDMAHIAGLVAAGLHQSPVPYAHVTTTTTHKTLRGPRGGMILSTEDMAKTLNSQIFPGIQGGPLMHVVAAKAVALGEALHPSFKAYQKQVIDNAATLAACLTDAGYDLVSGGTDNHLMLVDLTRKDITGKDAEIALDTAGITVNKNTVPFETRSPFVTSGVRLGTAALTTRGMKQDHMRIVGKFIVTAIENRNDAAALEKIRAEVEEFALQFPLFAH, via the coding sequence ATGGATGAAATTCTCCTTCAGGACCCGGAAATCGCACGGGCCATTTTTCTTGAATCGCAAAGGCAGATGGGTAAGCTTGAGCTTATCGCTTCGGAAAACATCGTTTCGACTGCCGTGAGGCAGGCGCAGGGCAGCATACTCACCAACAAGTATGCGGAAGGGTATCCCGGCAAACGCTATTACGGCGGCTGCGAATATGTGGATATGGTCGAAACCCTTGCCCAGGAACGCGCCAAACTGCTTTTTGACGCCCAGTACGCCAACGTGCAGCCCCACTCCGGCTCTCAGGCCAACATGGCCGCCTATCTGGCCTTCCTCAAGCCTGGCGACACCATTCTCGGCATGGACCTTTCCCACGGCGGGCACCTCACCCATGGCAGTCCGGTAAATTTTTCCGGCCGCCTCTTCACCATCGTGTCCTACGGCGTGCAGCGTGAAACCGGCCGCATCGATTATGACGCGGTGGCGGACAAAGCGCGTGAACACAGGCCCAAGGTCATCATGGCCGGCGCAAGCGCCTACCCCCGCGCCATTGACTTTGCCCGCTTCCGGGCCATTGCCGATGAAGTTGACGCCAAGCTGGTGGTAGACATGGCGCATATCGCCGGTCTTGTGGCCGCAGGTTTGCACCAGAGCCCCGTGCCCTACGCCCACGTCACCACGACAACCACGCACAAAACCCTGCGCGGCCCCCGTGGCGGCATGATCCTGTCCACCGAAGACATGGCCAAGACGCTGAACAGCCAGATTTTCCCCGGCATTCAGGGCGGCCCCCTGATGCACGTGGTGGCCGCCAAGGCCGTGGCCCTGGGCGAGGCGCTGCACCCCTCTTTCAAGGCCTATCAGAAGCAGGTGATTGACAATGCGGCCACCCTGGCGGCATGCCTGACCGATGCAGGGTACGACCTTGTGTCCGGCGGCACCGACAACCACCTCATGCTGGTGGACCTGACCCGCAAGGACATCACCGGCAAGGACGCTGAAATAGCGCTGGATACCGCTGGCATCACGGTCAACAAGAATACTGTTCCCTTTGAAACGCGCTCTCCCTTTGTGACGTCGGGCGTGCGCCTGGGCACCGCGGCCCTCACCACGCGCGGCATGAAGCAGGATCACATGCGCATTGTGGGCAAGTTTATTGTAACGGCCATTGAAAACCGCAATGACGCTGCTGCCCTTGAAAAAATTCGTGCGGAAGTTGAAGAGTTCGCCCTTCAGTTTCCCCTGTTCGCCCATTAG
- the fabF gene encoding beta-ketoacyl-ACP synthase II, translating into MTRPRVVITGVGGVTPLANDIESTWKKLLAGESGIAPITLFDASAYDSRIAGEVKNFAPEEFMPAKQVRRMDRFTQFAVASAQMLLKDAGYEVTDANAYDTAVILGIGLGGLHTIETYHAKLLESGPNKISPFMIPMLISNMGPGQISIFTGAKGPNIVTTTACASAIHAMGTSFSELLLGRVTAVITGGVEATVTPLGVAGFTALKALSTQHNDDPTKASRPFDANRDGFVIGEGAGLLLLETLESAQERGAKIYAEMVGYGASGDAYHMTAPCENGEGMARAMQNALREAGIAPSAIGHINAHATSTMLNDSIETKAIKLVFGDHAKKIKISATKSMTGHLLGAAGGIESVFTALALHDEMLPGTINLDTPDPACDLDYMADGSKHIACEYAMCNSFGFGGTNASLILKKWDK; encoded by the coding sequence ATGACCCGTCCCCGCGTAGTAATCACTGGTGTTGGCGGCGTTACGCCCCTCGCCAACGATATTGAGAGCACCTGGAAAAAACTGCTCGCAGGCGAGTCGGGCATTGCGCCCATCACGCTTTTTGATGCCTCGGCCTATGATTCCCGGATCGCGGGCGAGGTGAAAAATTTCGCGCCCGAAGAGTTCATGCCCGCCAAGCAGGTGCGACGCATGGACCGTTTTACCCAGTTTGCCGTGGCTTCGGCCCAGATGCTGCTCAAGGACGCGGGCTATGAAGTGACGGACGCCAATGCCTATGACACGGCCGTGATACTCGGCATCGGCCTTGGCGGCCTGCATACCATTGAGACCTACCATGCCAAGCTGCTGGAGTCTGGCCCCAACAAAATTTCGCCCTTCATGATCCCCATGCTCATCTCCAATATGGGGCCTGGGCAAATATCCATCTTCACAGGGGCCAAGGGGCCCAACATCGTCACCACCACTGCCTGCGCCTCGGCCATTCACGCCATGGGCACGTCCTTCAGCGAGCTTTTGCTCGGCAGGGTCACGGCCGTTATCACCGGCGGCGTCGAAGCCACGGTCACGCCCCTTGGCGTGGCGGGCTTTACGGCCCTCAAGGCCCTTTCAACGCAGCACAACGATGACCCCACCAAGGCTTCACGTCCCTTTGACGCCAACCGTGACGGTTTTGTCATTGGCGAAGGCGCGGGGCTGCTGCTGCTTGAAACGCTAGAATCGGCCCAGGAGCGCGGCGCGAAGATTTACGCTGAAATGGTGGGATACGGCGCTTCCGGCGACGCCTACCATATGACCGCCCCCTGTGAAAACGGCGAAGGCATGGCGCGCGCCATGCAGAACGCCCTGCGCGAGGCGGGCATTGCTCCCTCGGCCATCGGGCACATCAATGCCCACGCCACGTCCACAATGCTCAATGACAGCATTGAAACCAAGGCCATCAAACTGGTTTTTGGCGACCATGCCAAAAAGATCAAGATATCGGCCACAAAATCCATGACGGGGCATCTGCTTGGCGCTGCCGGCGGCATCGAATCCGTGTTCACGGCGCTGGCGCTGCATGACGAAATGCTGCCCGGCACCATCAACCTCGACACCCCCGACCCGGCCTGCGACCTTGACTACATGGCCGACGGTTCAAAGCATATCGCCTGCGAGTATGCCATGTGCAACTCCTTTGGCTTTGGCGGCACCAATGCCAGCCTGATTTTGAAAAAATGGGATAAATAG
- a CDS encoding acyl carrier protein, translating into MSDVAEKVKKIIVDQLGVSADEVKPEASFVEDLGADSLDLTELIMAMEEEFEVEIADDDAQKLLKVQDAISYIEEKK; encoded by the coding sequence ATGTCTGATGTCGCTGAAAAAGTTAAAAAAATTATTGTTGACCAACTTGGCGTGAGCGCTGATGAAGTGAAGCCCGAAGCCAGCTTTGTGGAAGATCTGGGCGCTGACTCCCTTGACCTGACCGAACTGATCATGGCCATGGAAGAAGAATTTGAAGTCGAAATCGCTGATGACGATGCTCAGAAACTTCTGAAGGTTCAGGACGCCATTTCCTATATTGAAGAAAAGAAATAG
- the fabG gene encoding 3-oxoacyl-[acyl-carrier-protein] reductase, whose amino-acid sequence MSTEHSAPTATPTAIVTGGSRGIGRAIAQTLARDGFQVFLTYVSRPAEAEQVAAEIRAQGGHARAFALNVSDSAAVSEFFANEIKDKVNLAVLVNNAGITKDGFLVRMKDEDFDQVINVNLRGAFICTREAAKIMSKARKGRIVNISSVVGQMGNAGQANYASAKAALLGLTKSCAKELATRQITVNAVAPGFIETDMTAALSDEVRKSYEESIPLKRMGTAQDVAETVAFLASDKAAYITGQVLGVNGGMHC is encoded by the coding sequence ATGAGTACAGAGCATTCCGCACCCACCGCTACGCCCACCGCCATTGTGACGGGCGGTTCGCGCGGCATCGGGCGGGCCATTGCCCAAACCCTTGCCCGCGATGGTTTTCAGGTTTTTCTTACCTATGTGAGCCGCCCCGCTGAAGCGGAACAGGTGGCAGCCGAAATCAGGGCGCAGGGCGGCCATGCCAGGGCTTTTGCCCTGAATGTCAGCGACAGCGCCGCTGTTTCTGAATTTTTTGCCAATGAAATCAAAGATAAAGTCAATCTTGCCGTGTTGGTCAACAATGCGGGCATCACCAAGGATGGCTTTCTTGTTCGCATGAAAGACGAAGACTTTGATCAGGTCATCAACGTCAATCTGCGCGGCGCTTTCATCTGCACCCGCGAAGCCGCCAAAATCATGAGCAAGGCGCGCAAGGGCCGCATTGTAAATATTTCTTCGGTGGTGGGCCAGATGGGCAACGCCGGCCAGGCCAACTACGCCTCGGCCAAAGCCGCCCTGTTGGGCCTTACCAAGTCCTGCGCCAAAGAACTGGCTACCCGGCAGATCACGGTCAACGCCGTGGCCCCCGGGTTCATCGAAACGGACATGACCGCCGCCCTCAGCGACGAAGTGCGCAAAAGCTATGAAGAATCCATTCCTCTCAAGCGCATGGGCACTGCTCAGGATGTGGCCGAAACCGTCGCCTTTCTCGCGTCGGACAAAGCTGCCTATATCACCGGGCAGGTGCTCGGGGTGAATGGGGGCATGCACTGTTAG
- a CDS encoding beta-ketoacyl-ACP synthase III — protein sequence MNPLCHLLALSAYVPDAVLTNEDLAKVVDTNEEWIVTRTGIKQRHRLADDENTSDLGLKAARKALADAGMEASELTHVIAATCTPDVLSPSVACIMAGQLGTGPVMAFDFGAACSGFIYGLSICRALLAQQPEAKILFVCTEALTRRVNWADRSTCVLFGDAATACIVASSPGNVVAGLEDVICQSDGTQRDLIVVGGGTSSRYAKGDPVSDDFFITMQGRETYKHAVRNMVHICEDVLTRNGLTAKDVNLLVPHQANMRIIEAVGSRLDMTGDRVFVNVDKYGNTSSASIPLAITEARAAGRIKAGDRMLVTAFGAGLTWGAALLRF from the coding sequence ATGAACCCTCTCTGCCATTTGCTTGCGCTGAGCGCCTATGTGCCGGACGCGGTCCTGACCAACGAAGACCTCGCCAAGGTGGTTGACACCAACGAAGAATGGATTGTTACCCGGACTGGCATAAAGCAGCGACACAGGCTGGCCGATGACGAGAACACTTCCGACCTTGGCCTCAAGGCCGCCCGCAAGGCCCTGGCCGATGCGGGCATGGAAGCCTCTGAACTTACCCACGTCATTGCGGCCACCTGCACGCCTGACGTGCTTTCGCCTTCCGTGGCCTGCATCATGGCGGGGCAGCTCGGCACAGGGCCGGTCATGGCCTTTGATTTTGGCGCAGCCTGCTCCGGCTTTATCTACGGCCTTTCTATCTGCCGCGCCCTTCTGGCCCAGCAGCCCGAGGCCAAAATTCTTTTCGTCTGCACCGAGGCCCTGACCCGCCGCGTTAACTGGGCCGACAGAAGCACCTGCGTGCTTTTCGGCGATGCGGCCACGGCCTGCATTGTCGCCAGTTCACCGGGCAATGTTGTGGCCGGGCTTGAGGACGTCATCTGCCAGAGCGACGGCACGCAGCGCGACCTTATTGTGGTGGGCGGCGGAACCAGCAGCCGTTACGCCAAGGGCGATCCCGTCAGCGACGACTTTTTCATCACCATGCAAGGCCGCGAGACTTATAAGCATGCCGTGCGCAACATGGTGCACATTTGTGAAGATGTGCTGACACGCAACGGCCTTACCGCCAAAGACGTGAACCTGCTTGTGCCCCATCAGGCCAACATGCGCATCATTGAGGCTGTGGGCAGCCGCCTGGACATGACCGGCGACCGCGTCTTTGTCAACGTTGACAAGTACGGCAACACGTCCTCGGCCTCCATCCCCCTGGCCATTACGGAAGCCCGCGCCGCCGGGCGCATCAAGGCTGGCGACCGTATGCTCGTCACCGCCTTTGGCGCGGGTTTGACCTGGGGCGCGGCCCTGCTGCGGTTTTAA